One Thermoplasmata archaeon genomic region harbors:
- a CDS encoding metal ABC transporter ATP-binding protein yields the protein MGGAGSTGAGPSGESELHQKSGEAGGAGADSTPAIEARGLTIQRNGRTVIEDATFRIPRGEFVGIVGPNGGGKTTLIQGLLGLLPLSGGSVRIFGQELRDFKDWDRVGYVSQDATAYDPSFPLTVKELVGIGLVSGRRLGRPLRPRDWVRVDEELEFMGLAELSNRRIGELSGGEKQRVAVARAMVRRPDLLVLDEPESGMDAPALESFYGKLSELQRNRGITTLVVSHDLSTVFCRMSMVLCVNRVVFSSCVTGDLANGELLKKVYGEHFTFVFHRHECSGGFR from the coding sequence ATGGGCGGGGCTGGGTCCACGGGAGCCGGGCCGAGCGGGGAGAGCGAGTTGCACCAAAAATCGGGAGAAGCGGGAGGGGCCGGGGCCGACTCGACGCCGGCGATCGAGGCCAGGGGCCTGACCATCCAGCGCAACGGCCGGACAGTGATCGAGGATGCCACCTTCAGGATACCGAGGGGCGAGTTCGTCGGCATCGTCGGCCCCAACGGAGGGGGGAAGACCACCCTCATCCAGGGTCTACTCGGCCTCCTGCCCCTTTCCGGTGGCAGTGTCAGAATCTTCGGGCAGGAGCTCCGCGATTTCAAGGATTGGGACAGGGTGGGGTACGTTTCGCAGGACGCGACGGCATACGACCCCTCATTCCCGCTGACCGTGAAGGAGCTCGTCGGCATCGGTCTCGTTTCAGGCAGGCGGCTGGGCCGCCCGCTCCGTCCCCGTGACTGGGTCAGGGTCGATGAGGAGCTTGAGTTCATGGGCCTCGCGGAGCTCTCGAACCGCAGAATCGGAGAGCTCTCTGGGGGAGAGAAGCAGAGGGTGGCCGTGGCGCGCGCGATGGTGCGCCGGCCCGACCTTCTCGTGCTCGACGAGCCTGAGTCGGGCATGGACGCACCTGCGCTCGAGAGCTTCTATGGAAAGCTTAGCGAGCTGCAGAGGAACCGGGGTATAACGACGCTCGTGGTGTCGCACGATCTCTCGACCGTTTTCTGCAGAATGTCGATGGTGCTCTGTGTCAATAGGGTGGTGTTCTCCTCTTGCGTCACAGGGGACCTCGCGAATGGTGAGCTCCTGAAGAAGGTCTACGGCGAGCACTTCACATTCGTCTTCCACAGGCACGAGTGCTCGGGGGGGTTCAGATGA
- a CDS encoding serine protease, with protein MYSTGGLTMAGYGLVNLIREFCDEFHVIIPFKAYSCATLISLGANSISMTRMGQLSPIDPSLEHPLGPVVQLPGQPPRIMPVSVEDVNAYIDLATKEVKLKEESSMAKVFEILSTKVHPMVLGAVQRSREQIGFLARSLLKMHMMNSRRIEKIVSVMTSESFSHTYLISRKEARQVLGLNIIDAEPEVMRLFEEYRKILLLEQPFNPETFLGTEPKKVGQFDRALIESRELTHVFRTIKSIERASITQPGIPIPVSGYQEIINQEEWIKCLDI; from the coding sequence TTGTATAGTACTGGAGGACTAACGATGGCGGGATATGGCCTAGTTAATTTGATTCGGGAGTTTTGTGATGAATTTCACGTCATTATTCCATTTAAAGCGTACAGTTGTGCAACATTAATCTCTTTGGGAGCGAATAGCATCTCTATGACGCGAATGGGACAACTGAGCCCAATTGACCCTTCTCTGGAACATCCTCTTGGACCAGTCGTTCAATTGCCGGGTCAGCCTCCGCGAATCATGCCTGTGAGTGTAGAAGATGTAAACGCTTATATCGATTTAGCCACAAAGGAAGTTAAATTAAAAGAAGAAAGTTCGATGGCAAAAGTATTTGAAATCCTTTCAACAAAGGTTCATCCTATGGTGCTTGGTGCGGTCCAAAGATCAAGGGAACAGATTGGCTTCTTGGCTAGATCTCTCTTAAAGATGCACATGATGAATTCGAGGCGTATTGAAAAAATTGTTTCAGTTATGACGAGTGAGAGTTTCTCTCATACGTACCTCATTAGCCGAAAAGAGGCGAGACAGGTATTGGGCCTCAATATAATTGATGCGGAGCCGGAGGTGATGAGGCTTTTTGAAGAGTATCGTAAAATATTATTGCTGGAGCAACCATTCAATCCCGAAACATTTTTAGGAACGGAACCAAAGAAGGTGGGTCAATTCGACAGAGCGCTCATAGAATCTAGGGAGCTAACACATGTATTTAGAACTATTAAATCAATTGAGAGGGCATCAATAACCCAGCCTGGAATTCCAATCCCTGTGAGCGGTTATCAGGAGATAATCAATCAGGAGGAATGGATAAAATGCCTCGACATATAA
- a CDS encoding zinc ABC transporter substrate-binding protein, whose product MNRRQVAFLVVVSLLVAGLVTALLVQSPPEPRGRMRVLATFYPLYYFASEIGGDRAAVESLIPFNSEPHSWEPTPRDIVRADKARLFIYNGAGLEPWVEDLLSSLHNRASLVVVDTSIGLNFTEEHGGEEKEHEHHHDTDPHIWLDPMLASHQVDRILEGYIVVDPEGEAYYLERAGGLKARLRALHTEFEEGLKNRTKNLIVTTHEGFGHLARRYGFEVEAVLGLSPDEQPSAAQMAEVVELARANNLSVVFGEPVYDDQYIRTIAAEVSRQVGWEVRVLLLDGIHGRAGPHAGMDYFEIMRENLKALREGLEVQ is encoded by the coding sequence GTGAACCGCAGACAGGTTGCGTTTCTCGTGGTGGTTTCGCTCCTTGTTGCGGGGCTCGTCACGGCTCTGCTGGTCCAGTCTCCACCGGAGCCCCGGGGGAGGATGCGCGTGTTAGCGACATTCTACCCTCTCTACTACTTTGCTTCCGAAATCGGGGGCGATAGGGCGGCGGTCGAGAGCCTGATACCCTTCAACTCCGAGCCCCACAGCTGGGAGCCGACACCCAGGGACATCGTCAGGGCCGACAAGGCGAGGCTATTCATTTACAACGGCGCCGGGCTCGAGCCTTGGGTGGAAGACCTCCTCTCTTCCCTCCACAACCGGGCCTCTCTCGTCGTCGTGGACACATCGATTGGTCTCAACTTCACGGAAGAGCACGGTGGGGAGGAGAAAGAGCACGAACACCACCATGACACGGACCCCCACATCTGGCTCGACCCCATGCTCGCCTCCCACCAGGTGGACAGAATTCTCGAGGGCTATATCGTGGTAGACCCAGAGGGCGAGGCCTACTACCTAGAGAGGGCTGGGGGCCTGAAGGCGAGGCTCAGGGCGCTCCACACCGAGTTCGAGGAGGGCCTGAAAAACAGGACAAAGAACCTGATAGTCACCACGCACGAGGGCTTCGGGCACCTTGCGCGCCGGTACGGCTTCGAGGTCGAGGCGGTCCTGGGCCTCTCGCCCGACGAGCAGCCGAGCGCAGCCCAGATGGCAGAGGTGGTCGAGCTCGCGCGCGCCAACAATCTCTCCGTGGTCTTCGGGGAGCCGGTCTACGACGACCAGTACATCAGGACAATTGCAGCCGAGGTGTCGAGACAGGTGGGTTGGGAGGTCCGGGTGCTCCTCCTTGATGGCATCCACGGCCGCGCCGGCCCCCACGCCGGGATGGACTACTTCGAAATCATGAGGGAGAACCTCAAGGCCCTCAGGGAGGGGCTGGAGGTCCAGTGA